The genomic interval AGTTGAATAATCTGCATAATTAAATTTATATGAAGTACAGAAACCCCCAGACCCGTTTTAAGTTAAAGATCGGCCCTTCTGAAAAGGTGCTCGAAGTGGGTGGAGGTCATAATCCGCACCCCCGGTCGAATATGGTCGTTGACAAATTCACCGATACCAATTACCACCGTAGTGCTGATATCAAGGTGTTAAAAGACCAGCAATTCATGGAAGCCGATGGGGAAAACCTGCCCTTTAAGGACAAGGAATATGATTATGTGATCTGTTGCCATGTACTTGAACATGTAGAGAACCCGGCCCGTTTTCTTCAGGAGCAATTCAGGGTGGCCAAAAGAGGCTACCTCGAAACGCCTTCTTTTATTGGTGAATACCTTTGTCCAAAGGAATCACACAAGTGGATCCTGCTGGAGAAAGATCATAAGTTATACCTCGTTGACAAAAAGAAGCTGGGCTTTCAGAATAATATTGATATGGGGGAACTGTTTCAACACTATTTTCCCAAGAACAGTCTAGCCTTCAAAATATTTGAACGTACCCACCCTAATATGATGACCGTTCGTATTGAATGGGAAGGTTCTTTTGAATATGTGATCGATCCGAGTGAGGAGGAGATCATGAAGTATTTTGGCAAGACATGGCCTTATGAATGGGGAGATGCTTTCTTTGAGAAGAGGTCACGCTGGTCAGATATGATGGCTTGTGTCAGGGCTTTCTTTGATATCCTTTATACTGTTTATTTGAAGAAAAGGGCCTGATTCCCGTACCCAATCACCCACATTGAAACGCCTTAAACAATCATATTGGATCTATTCCGGCTTTTTTACCGGCTTACAAAAGGTATCGGTACCTCTGTTCAGTATCGTTTATACAATTGTATTGGCCCATCGGCTTCCGAAAGTGGAGATGGGAGAGTGGTCGATCTTTTTGATCCTTTCCTCCTTTGTGGAAATGACCAGGGCCGGGTTGATCCGCAGCGCGGTGATCCGTTTTCTGAATGAAAAAAGACCTGAACAGGAAGAGAAGGATATTATTTCTGCAGCGTTGATCTGGAATATCATTATCACGCTGCTGGTCGGGCTATTATTGGTCATTTTTCACCGATCTATCGCCAGTGTTTTCAATTCCGTTTATTTTTCCAAGATCGTATGGATATTCTTTGCCGGCCTGATCCTGTTGATCCCTTTTTCACATATCGAGTGGATATTGATCGCGCGTTTAAGGTTCAATACGGTCTTTTGGGGGTATTTTATCCGTCAGTTCTTTGTGTTGCTCTCGATCCTAATATACAATCAGTTTACTGATCAGTTATCCCTTCCGGTATTGGCCATTTTATATTCCTCCGGGATTCTTTTTGGTTTGTTTTATTTTTTGATAAAGACAAAGGGTTATCTCATCCTGCATTTCAGTCAGCAGGTTTGGCGATGGGCCAAGGATATCTTCTCATTTGGTAAATATGTATTTGGAACCGTAGGGTCCATGTTATTCTTTCGTAGTTCTCCTCCCTTCCTGATCACTTCCTATTATGGGACCAGCCTGCTTGGGGGACAAAATATAGCCGACCGGATCACGAATTTTCTGGATATGCCCAGTCAGATCATGGCCGACCTGGTTTTTCCCAAGAATGCCCTGTTGAGTACCGAAGGTGATGCGGGCCGGATCAAGTACCTTTATGAAAAGGCCGTGGGCGTGGCTTTGGCGGTGGGTATTATCCCTTTACTGGTGCTGATCATTTTTTCTAAACAAGTTCTTTTTGTTTTTGGCGGGGCCAAATATTTCGATACCATACCCTACCTGCGTATTGTTTTACTATCTACCCTGTTCATGCCCTTTTTGAAACAATGTGGAATCACACTGGATTCAACCGGTAAACCCCGATTGAACTTTTTTATGAATCTTGGTGTCGCCGTGGTGAATATGATCCTCTGCTTTTTGCTTATCCCACCTTATGGATTGATCGGTGCGGCCATAGCCGTGGTCAGCAGTATGGCGATTGCAATGATTTTCATTCAGTACATCCTGCGGAAACATTATGGGATCAATGTGTGGAACAGTTTCCGGTATGGACTTGAATTCTATGTCACAGCCTGGGGCTTTGTGACAAAATATATTTTTAAAAGAAAACAAATTTCAAACAATGAGTGATCCCATACAGGACCAAGGTGGAAGAAATGACAGCCTGGCCGAGATCATTTCTTTATTGTTTGTGGCCATTGTCATGATCTATCTATTCTTAAAAATATTGTTCTTCTGATCCATGAACCTTTTTCGGGACATATCCAC from Chitinophagales bacterium carries:
- a CDS encoding polysaccharide biosynthesis C-terminal domain-containing protein — translated: MKRLKQSYWIYSGFFTGLQKVSVPLFSIVYTIVLAHRLPKVEMGEWSIFLILSSFVEMTRAGLIRSAVIRFLNEKRPEQEEKDIISAALIWNIIITLLVGLLLVIFHRSIASVFNSVYFSKIVWIFFAGLILLIPFSHIEWILIARLRFNTVFWGYFIRQFFVLLSILIYNQFTDQLSLPVLAILYSSGILFGLFYFLIKTKGYLILHFSQQVWRWAKDIFSFGKYVFGTVGSMLFFRSSPPFLITSYYGTSLLGGQNIADRITNFLDMPSQIMADLVFPKNALLSTEGDAGRIKYLYEKAVGVALAVGIIPLLVLIIFSKQVLFVFGGAKYFDTIPYLRIVLLSTLFMPFLKQCGITLDSTGKPRLNFFMNLGVAVVNMILCFLLIPPYGLIGAAIAVVSSMAIAMIFIQYILRKHYGINVWNSFRYGLEFYVTAWGFVTKYIFKRKQISNNE
- a CDS encoding methyltransferase domain-containing protein, translating into MKYRNPQTRFKLKIGPSEKVLEVGGGHNPHPRSNMVVDKFTDTNYHRSADIKVLKDQQFMEADGENLPFKDKEYDYVICCHVLEHVENPARFLQEQFRVAKRGYLETPSFIGEYLCPKESHKWILLEKDHKLYLVDKKKLGFQNNIDMGELFQHYFPKNSLAFKIFERTHPNMMTVRIEWEGSFEYVIDPSEEEIMKYFGKTWPYEWGDAFFEKRSRWSDMMACVRAFFDILYTVYLKKRA